The window CAGCGCCAATTTTTCCTACCAGTTCCGGGTTGCCCAGAAGGCGGGTATTTTTGATAAATACAATATCAAAGCTGAAATATTAACCTTCTCCTATGGCATTGATACCATAAATGCCGCCATCCTTGGTGAAACGGATTCAGCCGAAGCCATGGATTTTGCGGCGGCTTCCCGGTTCTCTGAGAGCAACAAGCTCAGGGTGTTGGCTACCATCACTACCTCGGTTCCCGGGGGGAGCCACCTTTATGTGCGGCACAATGACATCAAGACCCCGGCTGATCTTAAGGGGAAGCGCATTGGCGTACAGAAGGCTACTGCCAACGAGTATACCTGGGCCCGGCTTTTTGAAAAATATGGCCTCAAGAAAGAAGATGTAAACCATGTGTACCTGGGTTCCAATGCGGAACTCCTGGCTGCTTATCAGTCCAACGAAATAGACGCCCTCTGGGTGGGCGCTGATATTGAAAAAGCCATACAGGAGATCCCTGCCAGCAGGAACCTGGGGGACAACTCCCTCTCGGGCTATCTGTCCCGGGGTTTCCTGCTCCTGGACGCGGATGTGATCGCCAAAGAGCCCGCCGGTGTGGAACGCTTCCTGAAAGCCCTGGACGAGGCGACTGCTTATATAAAGGGCCATCCCGATGAAACCGCCAAGATAGCTTACGATGATCTGAAGATACCCCTGGATGCAGCTCTTAAAAGCATCTCGGCAATAAATTACGAACTCAGGCTTACCCAGGAAGATCTGGATCAGATCACCAATGTGGCAAATTGGTCGATTGACAACGGCCTTATCAGGAACCGTTACAACATCAACGATTTTGTGGATCTGAAGCCCTTGCGCAATGCCCTGCCTGATCGGGTAACTGTCCAATAAGGAATAATTATGTCGGAAGCAGCAGTGATTAATGATCTGCGTACCGCCATTAGGGACGAGGCTGCGGTGGGGCAGCCCGTCTACAGCGGCCCCCTGATCCGGATTAAGGATATGTCCCTGAGCTATCAGGGTGAAAAAAAGGAAGCCCCGGTCAATGTCCTTGCCGGGGTGAACCTCGAAATCCAAAAAGGCGAATTCCATATACTCCTGGGTCCTTCTGGCTGTGGAAAATCCACTCTTCTC is drawn from Leadbettera azotonutricia ZAS-9 and contains these coding sequences:
- a CDS encoding ABC transporter substrate-binding protein, yielding MKTVKLPLVAIVLITSLVLFSCSGKKEAAAPAAGSAAVAEKPFVIRVGADSANFSYQFRVAQKAGIFDKYNIKAEILTFSYGIDTINAAILGETDSAEAMDFAAASRFSESNKLRVLATITTSVPGGSHLYVRHNDIKTPADLKGKRIGVQKATANEYTWARLFEKYGLKKEDVNHVYLGSNAELLAAYQSNEIDALWVGADIEKAIQEIPASRNLGDNSLSGYLSRGFLLLDADVIAKEPAGVERFLKALDEATAYIKGHPDETAKIAYDDLKIPLDAALKSISAINYELRLTQEDLDQITNVANWSIDNGLIRNRYNINDFVDLKPLRNALPDRVTVQ